From a region of the Castanea sativa cultivar Marrone di Chiusa Pesio chromosome 10, ASM4071231v1 genome:
- the LOC142612550 gene encoding putative methyltransferase At1g78140, chloroplastic isoform X2, translated as MAAVFSNLSSVWIPSQFGNSRRFFFKSCARPRLFDKRIFAVKVRASSTAVVEAKPPTEPIVVENEVSSSKSILACPICYESLTLIGNRVLSVESAAGSTLQCNTCKKSFYGNQTHYDMTVSSGAKDYGAPMPPSTEIFRFPLISFLYERGWRQSFSIWGGFPGPEKEFELMRDFLKPALDGNIVDASCGSGLFSRLFAQSGLFSLVIALDYSENMLRQCYEFIKQEETFPKENLTLVRADISRLPFVSSSVDAVHAGAALHCWPSPSTANIAAISGSHIFLSERELQDLCTACGLVGFTSIRNGPFVMISASKPI; from the exons ATGGCAGCAGTGTTCAGCAACCTCTCGTCTGTGTGGATCCCGAGTCAATTCGGTAACTCGAGGCGCTTTTTCTTCAAATCCTGTGCGCGACCACGACTCTTCGATAAACGTATTTTCGCGGTAAAAGTTCGAGCTTCTTCAACCGCCGTTGTAGAGGCCAAGCCCCCAACG GAACCTATTGTGGTTGAAAATGAAGTTAGCAGCAGCAAGAGCATTTTAGCTTGTCCCATATGCTACGAATCGTTAACGTTGATTGGCAATCGTGTCTTATCTGT AGAGTCTGCAGCTGGGTCTACTTTACAATGTAACACTTGTAAGAAGTCTTTCTATGGCAACCAGACACATTATGACATGACGGTGTCTAGTGGGGCCAAGGACTATGGCGCGCCGATGCCACCTTCCACGGAGATTTTCAG GTTTCCATTGATATCTTTTCTCTATGAGAGGGGCTGGCGTCAAAGTTTTTCTATCTGGGGTGGTTTTCCAGGCCCAGAGAAAGAg TTTGAATTGATGAGGGATTTCTTGAAGCCAGCTTTAGATGGAAATATAGTTGATGCTAGTTGTGGGAGTGGGTTATTTTCAAGACTATTTGCCCAGAGTGGATTGTTTTCTCTTGTCATCGCTCTGGACTACTCAGAGAACATGTTGCGGCAATGTTATGAATTCATTAAGCAGGAGGAAACTTTTCCAAAAGA gAACTTAACCTTGGTCAGAGCTGATATCTCTAGGCTTCCTTTTGTTTCAAGTTCTGTTGATGCTGTGCATGCTGGTGCTGCTCTACACTGTTGGCCTTCACCATCAACAGCT AATATAGCGGCAATATCAGGCAGCCATATCTTCCTATCTGAACGTGAACTACAAGATCTCTGCACAGCCTGTGGATTAGTTGgctttacaagtataagaaatgGGCCTTTTGTGATGATCTCTGCTTCAAAACCCATTTAA
- the LOC142612550 gene encoding putative methyltransferase At1g78140, chloroplastic isoform X1 → MAAVFSNLSSVWIPSQFGNSRRFFFKSCARPRLFDKRIFAVKVRASSTAVVEAKPPTEPIVVENEVSSSKSILACPICYESLTLIGNRVLSVESAAGSTLQCNTCKKSFYGNQTHYDMTVSSGAKDYGAPMPPSTEIFRFPLISFLYERGWRQSFSIWGGFPGPEKEFELMRDFLKPALDGNIVDASCGSGLFSRLFAQSGLFSLVIALDYSENMLRQCYEFIKQEETFPKENLTLVRADISRLPFVSSSVDAVHAGAALHCWPSPSTAVAEISRVLRPGGVFVATTYILDGPFAFVPFLRRQRQNIAAISGSHIFLSERELQDLCTACGLVGFTSIRNGPFVMISASKPI, encoded by the exons ATGGCAGCAGTGTTCAGCAACCTCTCGTCTGTGTGGATCCCGAGTCAATTCGGTAACTCGAGGCGCTTTTTCTTCAAATCCTGTGCGCGACCACGACTCTTCGATAAACGTATTTTCGCGGTAAAAGTTCGAGCTTCTTCAACCGCCGTTGTAGAGGCCAAGCCCCCAACG GAACCTATTGTGGTTGAAAATGAAGTTAGCAGCAGCAAGAGCATTTTAGCTTGTCCCATATGCTACGAATCGTTAACGTTGATTGGCAATCGTGTCTTATCTGT AGAGTCTGCAGCTGGGTCTACTTTACAATGTAACACTTGTAAGAAGTCTTTCTATGGCAACCAGACACATTATGACATGACGGTGTCTAGTGGGGCCAAGGACTATGGCGCGCCGATGCCACCTTCCACGGAGATTTTCAG GTTTCCATTGATATCTTTTCTCTATGAGAGGGGCTGGCGTCAAAGTTTTTCTATCTGGGGTGGTTTTCCAGGCCCAGAGAAAGAg TTTGAATTGATGAGGGATTTCTTGAAGCCAGCTTTAGATGGAAATATAGTTGATGCTAGTTGTGGGAGTGGGTTATTTTCAAGACTATTTGCCCAGAGTGGATTGTTTTCTCTTGTCATCGCTCTGGACTACTCAGAGAACATGTTGCGGCAATGTTATGAATTCATTAAGCAGGAGGAAACTTTTCCAAAAGA gAACTTAACCTTGGTCAGAGCTGATATCTCTAGGCTTCCTTTTGTTTCAAGTTCTGTTGATGCTGTGCATGCTGGTGCTGCTCTACACTGTTGGCCTTCACCATCAACAGCT GTAGCTGAAATTAGTCGAGTTCTTCGACCTGGTGGAGTGTTTGTTGCTACCACCTACATACTCGACGGGCCTTTTGCTTTTGTCCCATTTTTGAGGAGACAACGCCAG AATATAGCGGCAATATCAGGCAGCCATATCTTCCTATCTGAACGTGAACTACAAGATCTCTGCACAGCCTGTGGATTAGTTGgctttacaagtataagaaatgGGCCTTTTGTGATGATCTCTGCTTCAAAACCCATTTAA